The following are encoded together in the bacterium genome:
- a CDS encoding shikimate dehydrogenase (NADP+) — protein sequence MDGTEGGILRLAPDGASWRRDGRPWTPPRPFYAVVGDPVGHSLSPRFQGAALRAAGLAFDYLAVEAGPRELAALFERDRDLGLRGWNVTTPHKAAAAALCARLTADAAAVAAVNTVRRRAGGWEGHNTDLGGIAALLAGLDFPVRDAVVVGAGGAGRAAALACLRAGARRVRLMTRSARTAAGLRRWCGTLAASAAARIEVPPPGRPLSALGLHPGAVVVDATPPGADLAAVLTPPPDVPLGLWLALNYGRGGPEPDAVAAAAGAGIDIARRLDGRRVLLEQGALAFAWWFGRAPDRAAMATALELPR from the coding sequence GTGGACGGGACTGAGGGCGGGATCCTGCGGCTCGCGCCCGACGGCGCGTCGTGGCGTCGCGACGGCCGTCCCTGGACGCCGCCGCGGCCCTTCTACGCGGTGGTGGGTGATCCGGTCGGGCATTCCCTCTCGCCCCGCTTCCAGGGGGCGGCGCTGCGGGCCGCCGGCCTCGCCTTCGACTACCTGGCCGTCGAAGCCGGCCCGCGCGAGCTGGCCGCGCTTTTCGAACGGGATCGCGACCTCGGCCTGCGGGGCTGGAACGTGACGACGCCGCACAAGGCGGCGGCGGCGGCGCTGTGCGCGCGGCTGACCGCCGACGCCGCCGCCGTCGCCGCCGTGAACACCGTGCGCCGGCGCGCCGGCGGCTGGGAAGGGCACAACACCGACCTCGGCGGCATCGCGGCCTTGCTGGCCGGTCTCGACTTCCCGGTCCGTGACGCGGTCGTCGTCGGCGCCGGGGGGGCGGGCAGGGCGGCGGCTCTGGCCTGCCTGCGGGCCGGCGCCCGACGGGTGCGGCTCATGACGCGCTCGGCGAGGACCGCCGCCGGTCTGCGCCGCTGGTGCGGGACGCTGGCGGCGTCCGCGGCCGCCCGGATCGAGGTGCCGCCGCCGGGCCGTCCGCTGTCCGCGCTGGGCCTTCATCCCGGGGCGGTCGTGGTGGACGCGACGCCGCCCGGCGCCGATCTCGCCGCCGTCCTGACCCCGCCGCCCGACGTGCCGCTCGGGCTGTGGCTCGCACTCAACTACGGTCGGGGCGGCCCGGAACCGGACGCGGTGGCCGCCGCCGCCGGCGCGGGGATCGACATCGCGCGGCGGCTGGACGGGCGTCGCGTGCTGCTCGAGCAGGGCGCGCTGGCGTTCGCCTGGTGGTTCGGGCGGGCGCCCGACCGCGCTGCGATGGCCACCGCGCTGGAACTGCCGCGGTGA
- a CDS encoding prolipoprotein diacylglyceryl transferase, with protein MHPQLFGIVKSYGLLLALSFLVGIWLSVRRGQARGFDRDTIMDLCFTVMISSLVGVRLFFVLTHLGDFRPWYRVFFIWEGGLTLYGGILLATAAVLWSCRRRRLPFLRVADALAPQVVLGIGLTRIGCFLNGCCYGRATDSALGVVFPPTCEAGAVSHGAPLHPTQLYASAAGFLVWGLLVLGDRRPFRDGVVFARFLLLYGIARALEDLLRAYEPGAVVAGVTVSQAISAALAMAGLALLIHVSRSGRRGRD; from the coding sequence ATGCACCCGCAACTGTTCGGCATCGTCAAGAGCTACGGCCTGCTGCTGGCGCTCAGCTTCCTGGTCGGCATCTGGCTGAGCGTGCGGCGCGGGCAGGCGCGCGGCTTCGACCGCGACACGATCATGGACCTGTGCTTCACGGTGATGATCTCGTCGCTGGTGGGCGTGCGGCTGTTCTTCGTCCTGACCCATCTCGGCGACTTCCGCCCCTGGTACCGCGTGTTCTTCATCTGGGAAGGCGGCCTGACCCTCTACGGCGGCATCCTGTTGGCGACCGCCGCAGTCCTGTGGAGCTGCCGTCGCCGCCGGCTGCCGTTCCTGCGGGTCGCGGACGCCCTGGCCCCCCAGGTCGTCCTGGGCATCGGCCTGACGCGCATCGGCTGCTTCCTGAACGGCTGCTGCTACGGGCGGGCCACGGACTCGGCGCTGGGCGTCGTCTTCCCGCCGACCTGCGAGGCCGGCGCCGTCTCGCACGGCGCGCCGCTGCACCCCACGCAGCTGTACGCCTCGGCGGCCGGGTTCCTCGTCTGGGGCCTGCTGGTGCTCGGCGACCGCCGCCCCTTCCGCGACGGCGTCGTGTTCGCCCGCTTCCTGCTGCTGTACGGGATCGCGCGCGCGCTTGAGGACCTCCTGCGCGCCTACGAGCCCGGCGCCGTCGTCGCCGGGGTGACCGTGAGCCAGGCCATCAGCGCCGCGCTGGCGATGGCGGGCCTGGCGCTGCTGATCCATGTGAGTCGGAGCGGGCGTCGTGGACGGGACTGA
- the rodA gene encoding rod shape-determining protein RodA codes for MKLTWPRNPGEGAWVIPAAYAGLCLFSLATLWSVTEGIHGPYEIMDPGVPKSIFWRQVVWVVIGWSVLLTVRNLPLPWIEQGTPVFYLLCVLLLAIVLVAAPVVQGARRWFDLGPMRLQPSEPAKIAVILILARLLAAFHAQEKRLVPVLLSLLLTGLPLLLVMREPDLGTSLVFAAIWIVAVFWYGLSWVLLLSLASPLLSAVFSFYAETVAGSPWPWGLYLLVLLAALTRARFRLLENLGLMAANIVTGLVTTFFWEGLHTYQQERILTFFDPARDQFGSGYQAIQSKVAIGSGGLFGTSYLQGTQKGLAFLPERHTDFIFSVVGEELGFIGAMLLVGLYLVIILRGLQIALEARRPFSSLLAVGVVTYFTFHVAVNICITTGLMPVTGLPLPVMSYGGSNMLTSAIMLGLLTNVGSRSFET; via the coding sequence GTGAAGCTCACGTGGCCCCGCAATCCCGGCGAGGGCGCCTGGGTCATCCCCGCGGCCTACGCGGGCCTCTGCCTGTTCAGCTTGGCCACGCTCTGGAGCGTGACCGAGGGCATCCACGGCCCCTACGAAATCATGGACCCCGGCGTGCCGAAGTCGATCTTCTGGCGGCAGGTGGTCTGGGTGGTCATCGGCTGGAGCGTGCTGCTGACGGTGCGCAACCTGCCGCTGCCCTGGATCGAGCAGGGGACGCCCGTCTTCTACCTGCTCTGCGTGTTGCTGCTGGCGATCGTGCTGGTGGCGGCGCCCGTGGTCCAGGGGGCCCGTCGCTGGTTCGACCTGGGGCCCATGCGTCTGCAGCCGTCGGAGCCGGCGAAGATCGCCGTCATCCTGATCCTGGCGCGCCTGCTGGCCGCCTTCCACGCCCAGGAGAAACGCCTGGTGCCGGTGTTGTTGTCCCTGCTGCTGACGGGGCTGCCGCTGCTGCTGGTCATGCGCGAGCCCGACCTGGGCACCAGCCTCGTGTTCGCCGCGATCTGGATCGTGGCGGTGTTCTGGTACGGCCTGTCCTGGGTCCTGCTGCTGAGCCTGGCCTCGCCGCTGCTCAGCGCCGTGTTCAGCTTCTACGCCGAGACGGTGGCGGGCTCGCCGTGGCCGTGGGGCCTCTACCTGCTCGTGCTGCTGGCGGCCCTGACCAGGGCCCGCTTCCGGCTCCTGGAGAACCTGGGGCTGATGGCGGCCAACATCGTCACCGGCCTGGTCACGACGTTCTTCTGGGAAGGACTGCACACCTACCAGCAGGAGCGCATCCTCACCTTCTTCGACCCGGCGCGGGACCAGTTCGGCTCCGGCTACCAGGCGATCCAGTCGAAGGTGGCCATCGGCTCGGGCGGCCTGTTCGGGACGTCCTACCTGCAGGGCACGCAGAAGGGCCTGGCCTTCCTGCCGGAGCGGCACACCGACTTCATCTTCTCGGTGGTGGGCGAGGAGTTGGGCTTCATCGGCGCGATGCTGCTGGTGGGGCTGTACCTCGTGATCATCCTGCGGGGCCTGCAGATCGCCCTGGAGGCGCGGCGGCCCTTCTCCTCGCTGCTGGCGGTCGGCGTGGTCACCTACTTCACCTTCCACGTCGCGGTCAACATCTGCATCACCACGGGCCTGATGCCGGTCACGGGCCTGCCCCTGCCGGTGATGAGCTACGGGGGCTCGAACATGCTGACGTCGGCGATCATGCTGGGCCTGCTGACCAACGTCGGTTCCCGCAGCTTCGAAACCTAG
- the mrdA gene encoding penicillin-binding protein 2 — translation MPHTRALQARILRAAILLLFGVIVVNLLVMQVVKHDEYESQSLENRQLRQRILAPRGRILDRDGRLLADNVYIADITVPNRCLGQAGPDSTLDKLLTWLRLPRYETLDRLAGEQAAGRPRLTLVANAAMPQIAVIEERGRELPGVKVETRSRRRYLDGPLFGHVIGYVGETLPGEIGEEDDPDGYKPGDWIGRDGIEAVYEERLRGQAGYTLQEVNAVGRVVGRREVELRPVRSGEDVVLTLSQALQDTLGAAMGENRGCAVVLALPSGEVLAAVSAPSYDPNVFTARISTKDWQALQSDPGHPFLNRLTQATYPPGSPYKIVTSLTALQNGVANPATSFAPCGGSYQFGNRSFRCWKREGHGGVDHTSALIHSCDVFYYQLGLRLNIDQLAVTARMLGLGASTGSPFRGEASGNVPDTAWYDKKFGSRGWSRGVMLNNAIGQGELLVTPLQMAVLTGRVATGLADLRPVFVRDPAPTSSPGLRALPIGAAHLDWVRRTMRQVVDVGTGTRARVRSIEVAGKTGTAENPHGEDHAWFVCFAPAILPEVAVVVILENGGHGGAVAAPVAGRWLNAYFAQKESPEVVAP, via the coding sequence ATGCCGCACACGCGCGCCCTCCAGGCCCGCATCCTCCGCGCCGCGATCCTGCTGTTGTTCGGCGTGATCGTCGTCAACCTGCTGGTCATGCAGGTCGTCAAGCACGACGAGTACGAGAGCCAGTCCCTGGAGAACCGCCAGCTGCGCCAGCGCATCCTGGCGCCCCGCGGCCGGATCCTCGACCGCGACGGCCGCCTGCTCGCCGACAACGTCTACATCGCCGACATCACCGTCCCCAACCGCTGCCTGGGCCAGGCCGGGCCCGACTCGACGCTGGACAAGCTGCTGACCTGGCTCCGCCTGCCGCGTTACGAGACGCTCGACCGCCTCGCCGGCGAGCAGGCCGCCGGCCGGCCCCGCCTGACGCTGGTCGCCAACGCGGCCATGCCGCAGATCGCCGTCATCGAGGAGCGCGGGCGCGAGCTGCCCGGGGTCAAGGTGGAGACGCGGTCGCGGCGGCGGTACCTCGACGGTCCCCTGTTCGGGCACGTCATCGGCTACGTGGGCGAGACCCTGCCGGGCGAGATCGGCGAGGAGGACGACCCCGACGGCTACAAGCCCGGCGACTGGATCGGCCGCGACGGGATCGAGGCCGTGTACGAGGAGCGCCTGCGCGGCCAGGCCGGCTACACGCTGCAGGAGGTCAACGCGGTGGGGCGCGTCGTCGGCCGCCGCGAGGTGGAGCTGCGGCCGGTGCGCTCCGGCGAGGATGTCGTGCTGACGCTCTCCCAGGCGCTCCAGGACACGCTCGGCGCGGCCATGGGGGAGAACCGCGGCTGCGCCGTGGTGCTGGCGCTGCCGAGCGGGGAGGTGCTGGCGGCGGTCAGCGCGCCCAGCTACGACCCGAACGTGTTCACCGCCCGCATCTCGACCAAGGACTGGCAGGCCCTGCAGTCCGACCCGGGCCACCCCTTCCTGAACCGGCTGACGCAGGCGACGTACCCGCCCGGCTCCCCCTACAAGATCGTCACCTCGCTGACGGCCCTGCAGAACGGGGTGGCCAACCCCGCGACGTCGTTCGCGCCCTGCGGCGGTTCCTACCAGTTCGGCAACCGCTCGTTCCGCTGCTGGAAGCGCGAGGGTCACGGCGGGGTCGACCACACTTCGGCCCTGATCCACTCCTGCGACGTCTTCTACTACCAGCTCGGCCTGCGCCTGAACATCGACCAGCTGGCCGTCACCGCCCGCATGCTGGGCCTCGGCGCTTCGACCGGCAGCCCCTTCCGGGGCGAAGCCTCCGGGAACGTCCCCGACACGGCGTGGTACGACAAGAAATTCGGGTCGCGCGGCTGGTCGCGCGGCGTGATGCTGAACAACGCCATCGGGCAGGGCGAGCTGCTGGTCACGCCCCTGCAGATGGCCGTGCTGACGGGCCGCGTCGCGACCGGCCTGGCCGACCTGCGCCCGGTCTTCGTGCGGGATCCCGCGCCGACGTCGTCGCCCGGGCTGCGCGCGTTGCCGATCGGCGCGGCGCACCTGGACTGGGTCCGCCGCACGATGCGGCAGGTGGTGGACGTGGGGACCGGCACGCGCGCCCGCGTCCGGTCGATCGAGGTCGCGGGCAAGACCGGCACGGCCGAGAACCCCCACGGCGAGGACCACGCCTGGTTCGTCTGCTTCGCGCCGGCGATCCTGCCGGAGGTCGCGGTGGTGGTCATCCTGGAGAACGGCGGGCACGGCGGTGCCGTCGCCGCGCCGGTGGCCGGCCGCTGGCTGAACGCCTACTTCGCGCAAAAGGAGTCCCCGGAGGTGGTTGCGCCGTGA
- the mreD gene encoding rod shape-determining protein MreD produces the protein MNRFLRTTSLLGLLALLGDTLLAPLLTFGHIGPDFSLIAVAILALAEGAFAGTVGGFVLGLVIDTASPDRLGLSSLSKSLAGFAAGRARARFNFGIPAVEGTTVAILALGHDALHLLVLSWTGRGAFLEPLFTAALPSALYTGLVAIPLIRAADLLGLLNRDD, from the coding sequence GTGAACCGCTTCCTGCGCACCACGTCCCTGCTGGGATTGCTGGCCCTGCTGGGGGACACGCTGCTGGCGCCCCTGCTGACCTTCGGGCACATCGGTCCGGATTTCTCGCTGATCGCCGTGGCGATCCTGGCCCTGGCCGAGGGCGCCTTCGCCGGGACGGTGGGCGGGTTCGTGCTGGGCCTGGTGATCGACACCGCCTCGCCGGACCGGCTCGGCCTGAGTTCGCTGTCCAAGTCCCTCGCCGGGTTCGCCGCCGGCCGCGCCCGGGCCCGCTTCAACTTCGGCATCCCGGCGGTCGAGGGCACCACCGTGGCGATCCTCGCCCTGGGGCACGACGCCCTGCACCTGCTGGTGCTGAGCTGGACGGGGCGCGGCGCCTTCCTCGAGCCGCTGTTCACCGCGGCGCTGCCCTCGGCCCTGTACACCGGCCTGGTCGCGATCCCCCTGATCCGGGCGGCGGACCTGCTGGGTCTGCTCAACCGGGACGACTGA
- the mreC gene encoding rod shape-determining protein MreC, giving the protein MGLNLATHTRRNENLAVAVCAALSIGLLALPSADRIRVAGVLGTVLTGPYDRFAAFVADVGRVRRDNASLRAEVAALSVDREAAERLRRERDELRQALGLLDAAPADLVPCEVQRRRVAASASLILVRSVEAVAWERYQPVITVDGLVGRVHTPAGPSAAWVELLNSPGVGVSCQLVRTGLPGILHPREGDEFDLALVGRDEDVEIGDRVVTSDVGLLQGEAAVPQDALPRGLPVGVVVAVESPPEQLFKEIRVKSLASFSRLDVVFAVVGRGDWLTTVGARPDSAAAGTASPDSAFSDAAAAGVRP; this is encoded by the coding sequence ATGGGCCTCAACCTGGCAACCCACACCCGCCGCAACGAAAACCTGGCCGTGGCCGTCTGCGCCGCGCTCTCGATCGGCCTGCTCGCGCTGCCGTCGGCCGACCGGATCCGCGTCGCCGGCGTGCTGGGCACCGTGCTGACCGGCCCCTACGACCGCTTCGCGGCCTTCGTCGCCGACGTCGGCCGGGTGCGCCGCGACAACGCGTCGCTGCGCGCCGAGGTGGCGGCCCTGAGCGTCGACCGCGAAGCCGCCGAGCGTCTGCGCCGCGAGCGGGACGAGCTGCGGCAGGCGCTCGGGCTGCTCGACGCCGCGCCCGCCGACCTCGTGCCCTGCGAGGTGCAGCGCCGTCGCGTCGCCGCCTCGGCGTCGTTGATCCTGGTGCGGTCCGTCGAGGCGGTCGCCTGGGAGCGCTACCAGCCCGTGATCACCGTCGACGGCCTCGTCGGCCGCGTCCACACGCCGGCCGGCCCCAGCGCGGCCTGGGTCGAGCTGCTGAATTCCCCGGGCGTCGGCGTCAGCTGCCAGCTGGTCCGCACGGGGCTGCCGGGCATCCTGCACCCGCGGGAAGGCGACGAGTTCGACCTGGCGCTGGTGGGGCGCGACGAGGATGTCGAGATCGGCGACCGGGTGGTCACCTCGGACGTCGGGCTGCTGCAGGGCGAGGCGGCGGTGCCGCAGGACGCGCTGCCGCGCGGCCTGCCCGTCGGCGTGGTCGTCGCCGTCGAGTCGCCGCCCGAACAGCTGTTCAAGGAGATCCGCGTCAAGTCGCTGGCGTCGTTCAGCCGGCTGGACGTGGTCTTCGCCGTCGTCGGCCGTGGCGACTGGCTGACCACCGTCGGCGCGAGGCCCGACTCCGCTGCGGCGGGCACGGCGTCCCCCGACTCTGCGTTCTCCGATGCCGCGGCGGCGGGGGTGCGGCCGTGA
- a CDS encoding rod shape-determining protein: MFGNWGNFLNNDIAIDLGTANTLVYIKGKGIVLNQPSVVALEKSTGKVYAVGSEAKAMLGKTPDNIQAIRPLKDGVIADFEVTEYMLREFIRQAQKKRHFIAPRIVICVPSGITEVEKRAVRDSAKHAGAREVFLVAEPIAAAIGVGLPVEQPSGNMIIDIGGGTTEIAVIALNGIVCDTSIRVGGDEMDEAIVTYIKKNHNLLIGDQTAEHIKKTVGSAFKLRQEEEMEVKGLDQVTGIPKIQKVSTLEIREALQEPIQAIVDALKHALEQTPPELAADIKDRGIVMTGGGAMLRGLPDLLREHTDLPINLMDDPLYCVVLGTGKILDDFERYRAVVMKSTRD, translated from the coding sequence ATGTTCGGGAATTGGGGCAACTTTCTGAACAACGACATCGCCATCGACCTGGGCACGGCGAACACCCTGGTCTACATCAAGGGCAAGGGCATCGTGCTGAACCAGCCCTCGGTGGTGGCGCTGGAGAAGTCCACGGGCAAGGTCTACGCGGTGGGCAGCGAGGCCAAGGCCATGCTCGGCAAGACCCCGGACAACATCCAGGCCATCCGGCCCCTGAAGGACGGCGTCATCGCCGACTTCGAGGTCACCGAGTACATGCTGCGCGAGTTCATCCGCCAGGCGCAGAAGAAGCGCCACTTCATCGCGCCGCGCATCGTGATCTGCGTGCCCTCGGGCATCACCGAGGTGGAGAAGCGCGCCGTGCGCGACTCGGCCAAGCACGCCGGCGCCCGCGAGGTCTTCCTGGTGGCCGAGCCCATCGCCGCCGCCATCGGCGTCGGCCTGCCGGTCGAGCAGCCCAGCGGCAACATGATCATCGACATCGGCGGCGGCACCACCGAGATCGCCGTCATCGCGCTCAACGGCATCGTCTGCGACACCTCGATCCGCGTGGGCGGCGACGAGATGGACGAGGCGATCGTCACCTACATCAAGAAGAACCACAACCTGCTCATCGGCGACCAGACCGCCGAGCACATCAAGAAGACCGTCGGCTCCGCCTTCAAGCTCCGCCAGGAGGAGGAGATGGAGGTCAAGGGGCTCGACCAGGTCACCGGCATCCCCAAGATCCAGAAGGTCTCCACGCTCGAGATCCGCGAAGCGCTGCAGGAGCCGATCCAGGCCATCGTCGATGCGCTGAAGCACGCGCTCGAGCAGACGCCGCCCGAGCTGGCGGCCGACATCAAGGACCGCGGCATCGTCATGACCGGCGGCGGCGCGATGCTGCGCGGCCTGCCCGACCTGCTGCGCGAGCACACCGACCTGCCGATCAACCTGATGGACGACCCCCTCTACTGCGTGGTGCTGGGCACCGGCAAGATCCTCGACGACTTCGAGCGCTACCGCGCGGTCGTGATGAAGAGCACGCGGGACTGA
- the radC gene encoding DNA repair protein RadC yields the protein MFKSKEIRISPLDRTSHARPVGPTDVSSPHGRLLRLGPKALSPGEILSLVMGPGGAAAPAATAAVLLDRHGGLGALARLDAALLCRERGVGPARAVRLAAAFELGARAGAEVRDTGPLVRGPADLVPLLEESFRGCDREHFLALHLDARHRVTRVETVSVGCLDASLVHPREVFRGAVERGAAALIVAHNHPSGCAEPSRDDLELTSRLAACGRLLGIELLDHIVMGRGEHTSLREHGWPAEDRHNAPPPAARRR from the coding sequence GTGTTCAAATCAAAAGAGATACGGATATCGCCCCTCGACAGGACGTCGCACGCACGCCCCGTCGGGCCCACGGACGTCTCCAGTCCGCACGGCCGGCTGCTGCGCCTCGGTCCGAAGGCGCTCTCGCCCGGCGAGATCCTGAGCCTCGTGATGGGACCCGGCGGCGCCGCGGCGCCGGCCGCGACGGCGGCGGTGCTGCTGGACCGACACGGCGGTCTCGGCGCGCTCGCGCGCCTCGACGCCGCCCTGCTGTGCCGCGAGCGCGGCGTGGGGCCGGCGCGGGCGGTGCGCTTGGCCGCGGCCTTCGAACTGGGCGCGCGCGCCGGCGCGGAAGTGCGCGACACCGGACCTCTGGTGCGCGGGCCCGCGGACCTGGTGCCCCTGCTCGAGGAGTCGTTCCGCGGCTGCGACCGCGAGCACTTCCTGGCGCTGCACCTGGACGCGCGCCACCGCGTGACGCGGGTCGAGACGGTGTCCGTGGGCTGCCTCGACGCTTCGCTGGTGCACCCGCGGGAGGTCTTCCGCGGCGCCGTCGAGCGGGGCGCCGCGGCGCTGATCGTCGCGCACAACCACCCGTCGGGCTGCGCCGAGCCGAGCCGCGACGACCTGGAACTGACGTCGCGGCTGGCCGCCTGCGGCCGGCTGCTGGGGATCGAACTGCTGGACCACATCGTGATGGGTCGCGGGGAGCACACCAGCCTCCGCGAGCACGGGTGGCCGGCCGAAGACCGGCACAACGCGCCGCCGCCGGCGGCGCGGAGGAGATGA
- a CDS encoding aspartate kinase, with protein sequence MPASAAPLPILVRKYGGSSLASVDRIGAVARDLAAKRAGGCRLVVVVSAMGRHTDELEHLARQVSPQPPRRELDMLLSVGERVSMSLLSMALEVCGVPAISLTGSQCGVITDESHTEALILEVRADRVREALDRGLVVVVAGFQGVSRQKEITTLGRGGSDATAVALAAALGAERCEILKDVDGVFTADPHLIEGARRHDALTYDEMAAVAEAGCEVVHPRAVAYAREHGVPLFVGSSFHDSPGTLIVPAARAGDRDAPGNPPSRLRPLSLVATDDVALLDLATDDPARFARWRDAAAAACRGDLFLGEWLEQGPGRCRWRVLHRAEPLARVRDSLAPDVGGPGDAVRFRRGLTCLALAGRPPANWVTVAGQVGELLAAHGVDEPEILADGAVLRLLLRPEDASRLLQPLHDAYLAGDEA encoded by the coding sequence ATGCCCGCGTCCGCCGCCCCGCTCCCCATCCTCGTGCGCAAGTACGGCGGCTCCTCGCTGGCCTCGGTGGACCGCATCGGCGCGGTGGCCCGCGACCTGGCCGCCAAGCGCGCCGGCGGCTGCCGGCTGGTCGTGGTGGTCAGCGCGATGGGCCGCCACACCGACGAGCTGGAGCACCTGGCCCGGCAGGTCAGCCCGCAGCCGCCGCGCCGCGAACTGGACATGCTGCTGTCGGTGGGCGAGCGCGTCTCGATGTCCCTGCTCTCGATGGCGCTGGAGGTCTGCGGCGTGCCCGCGATCTCCCTGACCGGCAGCCAGTGCGGCGTGATCACCGACGAGAGCCACACCGAGGCCCTCATCCTCGAAGTGCGCGCCGACCGCGTGCGCGAGGCCCTGGACCGCGGCCTGGTCGTGGTGGTCGCCGGCTTCCAGGGCGTGAGCCGCCAGAAGGAGATCACGACCCTGGGCCGCGGCGGCAGCGACGCCACCGCCGTGGCGCTGGCCGCGGCCCTCGGCGCCGAGCGCTGCGAGATCCTCAAGGATGTCGACGGCGTCTTCACCGCCGACCCCCACCTCATCGAGGGCGCCCGCCGCCACGATGCGCTCACCTACGACGAGATGGCGGCCGTGGCCGAGGCCGGCTGCGAGGTCGTCCACCCGCGGGCCGTGGCCTACGCCCGCGAGCACGGCGTCCCGCTGTTCGTGGGCTCGAGCTTCCACGACAGCCCCGGCACGCTGATCGTCCCCGCCGCCCGCGCGGGCGACCGCGACGCCCCCGGCAACCCGCCCTCCCGGCTGCGGCCCCTGTCCCTGGTGGCGACCGACGACGTGGCGCTGCTCGACCTGGCCACCGACGACCCGGCGCGCTTCGCCCGCTGGCGCGACGCCGCCGCGGCCGCCTGCCGCGGCGACCTGTTCCTCGGCGAGTGGCTCGAGCAGGGCCCCGGGCGCTGCCGCTGGCGGGTGCTGCACCGCGCCGAGCCGCTGGCCCGCGTGCGCGACAGCCTCGCCCCCGACGTCGGCGGGCCCGGCGACGCCGTGCGTTTCCGTCGCGGCCTGACCTGCCTGGCCCTGGCCGGGCGCCCGCCCGCCAACTGGGTGACCGTCGCCGGCCAGGTCGGGGAACTGCTGGCCGCCCACGGCGTCGACGAGCCCGAGATCCTGGCCGACGGCGCCGTCCTGCGTCTGCTGCTGCGCCCCGAGGACGCC